The nucleotide sequence TAATGTCAGGCAGGTCTGCTGCCAGTTTGGGAATGCTGCGAGCACTTTGCGACTCCTGGAGCCCGACCATGGCTGCAGTTGGAATCACCTCCCTTTTGAGAACTTGAACAGCTGAGTCTGCATCTACTAGGTTATAGATTTTTCGGCGCACTCCTCCTACAGAAACTATCAACTTTCCTGCTCCAATCATCATATCTACAAAAGCAAGCCCCTCTAAACGCTGCTCACTACTGGCCTGCTCCAGACAGTCTAGAATCTTCCCCACATCATTCATGAATCTCTGGAAAATGTTCTGTGCATTTCTCACTTGCTGAATGTTGACTGTTGTCTCAGTGATGCCTGTGACGACACTATTGACACTGCTGGTCATCCCCAGACTGAGACCGGTCACTGTCAGAGCCAGGGACACTCCTGCAGTGACGGGGGCCAGAGCAAGACCAACGATTGAAAAGACTCCCCCTGTTATCTCAAATGACCTGCCAACCACAGAGGATATAGTGGCCCCCATCTTCATCCTGTCCAGCTGGACTGCACTCTCCTCCAGATCTGACAGGAACTGCTTCATTCTTGAGCAACACTGATTGAAAACATCAATGAAGAGCTGAGCATGTTTCTGAAAAATGAAGGTCAGCCTGGTGTGCTGGTCCATCCTGGACAATAATAGGAAAGATAATAGTTTAGTCACCATTGACAATGCACCCGAGAGTAAAGAAAACAGCTGATCATGatgcaaaaatagaaaaaaaaggtcTCACCTTATTTTGcacaactgcttcaaatgatCAAGCATTTTTTGCATGGAGTCCTCACTTAAGTTCAAGCTAATCTTCACTTCAGGCTCACCCTTCTTAAGTCTGTGAAGAGTTTCATAATTATTAACAAACACTCAAAACTTCCCAAGCGATGAAGATGTTTGCATTGTACAGAAAGTGAAAGCATGACAATGCATCAGCCAATATATTAAGGCACATAATTTGAAGTAAGTTTATTTAGTGCTGATTTAGCTTTTATAGCACAAAAGTGAAAATCGTGAATTTATTAAATTACTTTGcagaataaatcaaatacatCTGACATCATTACTGTAAAATCACATATTCTATGTAAATCCAATTTAGGTCAATTGAATAATGTCAGACAAGTCAAAAGAATTCCAGTCAAAGAGATGCAACTGAAAAGCACTAACATTCTATGATTTATATATAGGCATATATTTaagtgatttttataaaaaaactaataaggGTTTGAAGATGTTTGAACCTTACCCAATcgtaatgtattatttattattacttacctatggATATCTACAAACCAAAAAACACTCCTAGATCTGtgagataaaatataataaatgcgaAAAAACATTAATAACTGATGAAATTGTGGAAGCCTTCAATGATTTAATAAATACCACAGAGGTGATTCAATTATCTGTGCctattaagatttttatttaatcaaatagcTTTTAAAATTCAAAAGGTTCAACATGGCGAATACAAGGCTGAGCAGCATTGAGGGCATTAGCGAAAGTGAATGCCTGATGAAGGAGCTGCAAATGAAGCAGACCTAAACCCAAGGGAAACTTTCGAAACTCTGATGTATGTGGTCATGATCAACAGTCTTTTAGCTGAACTGGAAAAGCAGATGATGGTGTATGACATAACTAATGTCATAGAAAGCTTAGAATCTAATTTCCTCGTATCCAGATGACTCATTTATGTGCATTCAGAAACCAGTGACCAAACGAATGGACGAATCAGCAGAGCTTACCATGTAAAAGCTTTTGTCATTGTTGAACCTTTATCAGAAATATTTCCAAATGTCGATATTGGGTTGCTtctatctgtgcatgatggtATCCAATGCCTCCGGCGAGCAGAGCTGCTCAAAACTGGGAATAGTCAAAGGAGAGCTGGGGTCCTCAATGGGGCAGGAAAGGCTAAGCATGCTGGCGCTTATGAACATTGAGCATGAGCTGCTGCGCAGCCTTGACTTCACTGACGTGATCAAATAATTTGATATTGCtctaaaaaaacagcaatataagTAAGCAGCACTAGCGAAGTAGTAAGAGTGACAGAATGCCTAGGTTAAGTTGATCTGGTTTAGCCATTtctgtgttaagtgcatttttcagacaattgctattgaatgttgttgCAACATAGCTTGATTTTAATCTCGAGTTGTTATGATATTATTCATGTTCAGTAAACTCTGGCTGGATGTGTGATATGTACCGTGAGTGTTATGAAGGTAATTTAATGTCAAATAGATCTGCATACGCAGGGTAAGAGTTTTAGAAGTGTACGTAAAACTGTAAgcgtaaattaaatttgcatgcaCAATATAAGTTTTGTAAAGGTGTAAATGTGTTTCAAAACTAAGAAAAATATTTGCAACATTTTACTGTTACTCATAAGTGTTATTCAAGCATTGTGAAAATGCAGCTTCAcgctaaagcaaaataaatatgatttgcaTTCTTCAGACTTCCATTTTTCTGCGCTTACACTTTTGGCATGTGGTTTTTGCTAAAATATAGTCAAAAATATTGCAAGCCTGTGAACAGTGATTTGCCAgagaaaacaaaaatttaaacaaCTGCAAAACAGATCAACTGGATAGAACcagtatgtatgtatgcaaaaaaaaaaaaaaagactagttGTGCATGTGGGGCAAAAAGTTGAAATATCTAATATGTACAGCGCTGTCTTTCTTTTGTCTGTGCTGCCACCATCTTCTTGTAGTCAAACACATGAGGCTTTCACCGACTCTCCATTTAATTTTATCTGATTGGTTCAGTAAACCCATCATATGCCAAAACGTTAATCTTCATTTAGTTCTGGATTGTTCTTGCTGCCAGAATGGTACTTTTAATGTATACATAagctacattaaaaataaatatataacaaattaattaaaacatgaagCTTTATAAATTGTGTACCATTAGGCTAGACTTCCATGTGTTCATAGTGAATTGTGAATTGGTGTTAACATTATTGGATTGGTTTGGCTTTACATTGAAATTTCATATAATCTGCATACACCATTGAGCTATTAAACATTACAATCAAAatgatgttatgtgaaaatgctCAGCACTAGTTTATCAGAGTGCTATACTTTGTAAAACCTTTTTACTTAACCAATATAACTACATAAATCACAAATGTCTCTGTTTACGGTATTTAACCCTCAGTTGTATAATTTTGAAATTTTGATAATGCTAATTACTTTCATGTGACTGATCAAGCTATTATAGGAAGAAAGTATGAGcaacaaatgtatttctttgtGTCCAGATGTGACAAAGGCAAAAACTTACacttcaaaacaaaataaattacaataaaaatgtcattaatgatTTCTAAATATATCCAAATGAAAGAAACCAACATTCCCAGCCACTAGGGAACACACAGacatgtttatatgtttatagaGCTAACAGTCATATAGCCATCACACAATGGTATTACAGATGATAAATGGTTAATAAGTTCCCAATAAGttagagataataataataataataataataataataataataataataaattaattatatatatatatatatatatatatatatatatatatatatatatatatatatatatatatatatatatatatatatatattactgttggttaatattttttattgttatttatttattgttatttttaatatatgtgtatgttaAAAGTACCATTCTGGCAGCGAGAACGATCCGAAACTAAATGAAGATTATGTATAATTGGCATATTTGGCATATGATGTGTTTATTGAACCAGTCAGATGGAGAGTCATTGAGAGCCTCATGTGATTGACTACAAGAAGGTGGTGGACCTACCCTCTTCCTCATGCTTGCAAAACTCGGTTAGTGAGAGAATCATGCCAAAATTGTAAGCCCAGAGAAAAGAAAGACAGAGCTGTACATATTGATTTATTTCAGCAACTTTTTGCCCCACAAGCACAACAAGTAATTTAGACATTTGCAGCAGTTTGTTTTTTCACACATACAGAGTGTACacatcagtgtactgtttgagtaaatgaattactccgggatattggtttgttttaactcagagggagtgtcagccacattaaaaaagttaacagcttaagtcatttgtggattaatgcttattggagatgcgaaccgtatAAAATGATTCAGCTCAAtttagtgaactggttcaaaaagatccggttacatcgaatgattcgttcatgaaccagatatcacaaactgctttgttttgaactctctcacaacagacacggaagagaagacaaagctgaataaagtcatagtttttgctatttttggacctaaatgtatttttgaggcttcaaaaaaatctaactgaccctatgatgtcacatggactattttgatgatgtttttcttatcctTCTGGACATGGAAAATAGTAGAATTGATCCACATTTGTTTCATTAACGTTTACTTATGATTGCACTTATAGCCTAATGACATCAGGCTGTGTTACATTTCACTGAAACACGGAGGAGTAATGATTTTATCACTGCCATGCCGCCAGAGGAAGGAACATGCATTATATCACgtgtttaatttttaatgtaagaTCTGTATAATGTCAAGTCCATAAGGTCACATCCATAACGCAAAATTAAAGTGTTTACAAGTAACAAAATTGTGTGAAGTGTTCATCACATGATACCTTTTTATGAGTTAGCATTGCACAAAAACATTGAATATTTTTGCATTAACCCTGTATGTGTAGCATAAACTTATTCTCTAAGTAAGACGTTATGGATGTTACCTTGCCCTGGAACTCAAAGACACATTTAATAAGAGGCTTATAAATGTATTGAGCTTTACTGTTAAAGTAAGCTATGTGTGGGAAATTGCCTAGTGATAACATTTTATTGAAACATTGAATCTATCAGTTCACTTTCTTGAAAACAGTAGAAACACAGCCTTATTAAAAATGCAGCTTGCATTGGCACACACCTTGTATATGATGTAACAAAACCACAAATATCTGTACGATTCAATGAGTGTGGttacatacaataaaatatagaCCTTCTTGAACATTTTAAGAAAAGATCTGTTTGTGTATgtccaactttttttttcatggtaaGGATGACCTTTGCACTGAATTGCCCACCTCCTCCTCTGAGATGCTACAAATGTCAAAGGATAGGACATGTAGCAGATGTGTAAAATGTGGGGACGAGCAAGAATATGAACTGTAATGTAATGCAACGACTATGAAATGCTGCAACTGTAGAGGCGACAACAGTGCAGTGTACAGAGGCTCTGAAATTCAAAAACAAGCACAATAAATTCAGAGATACAAGATAGATAATAAAACCACGTACACAGACGCTGTGAAAGAGTGCAAAAAAAGTAGAGATAAAGAACAAAGTAACACAGCAGGAGAAATACCAAGAAAACTATATACAGATACAGTAAAAGAAAACATCAAAGAACCAAGATTTGGACTATAAATGCGCTTTGTGTGTGAACAGAggttatatacaggtgcatctcagataattagaatatcatggaaaggtttttatatattttttataatttaatagaaaCTTTCTTGTATTATAGATTCATTAGACCgaaatgttaatatttcaagAGTGTATTTGTTTTGATTCTGATTGTTATgatttacagcttaggaaaattttaaattcagtatctcaaaactttttttatattttctcaaagatcaaccaaaaaaagatttacaaaacagaaatgttcaagatctccaaagcaggtttaattatgaacccaatacttggttggggctcattttgtatgaattactgcttcagtgcgagtggcatggaggcgatcagcctgtggcgCTGCTGAGGTGTtactgaagcccaggttgctttgataacGGCCTTCAGCTCCTTTGTATAGTTTGttagatgttacttatcttcctcttcacaataccccatagattctctttgAGGTTTAGGTCAGGTGacttggctggccaatcaagcacaataataatatggtcatcaaaccacttggaagtggttttgctACTGTGACACTGGAGGGAATATTTCATTGATTGGGCATGAGACTAGTTTAAGTGAAGTGTGGAACGTGTTAAAAAAATGGGTGGTAAGGGGAAATATGCAAACATCCCAGTGATGGTAGAGTGGTTGtgaatatataaaagaaaagaataaaggcaatttaattgcaaaaatgtttttttcgaACTTTTTTTAGAAAAGTATCCAGATAATAAAACACCAAAGAAACCAATGGAAAACACTAGATGTTGATGTTCGACATAAATTAACTAACAACAGCACTGGGAGAAGACCAAATATCTTATATCATGTTCAAACATATTCCAATAGAAACACATGAATACATACTTCAATTATATAATAGAATATGGAAAGAAGGGAAAATACCAAAAAACTGGAAAAGTGCACTAGTAAGATCCAACAAACCTctacaattctcaaataactactatgatgacttttgttccactaacttaaatgatagaagtacttgcgctgtacaaTCTATTAAGACTATGTCTGTTCCCTGCATAGTGGGGTCAAAAAATCTTAtcatgattaaaccagaaaaattaaaaataaatgtacaaaaataatttttaaagttttGGGCTCATAAACATTAGATCATAAACACCCAAAGCAGatattgtaaatgaaattgtcgcagataatagttttgatgtactctgcttgactgaaatctggctaaaaccaaatgactATATTGGTCTAAATCTAGACTAAATCTAAAGTTTACTTCACCAagctactgttataagcatgagccccgtcagactggtcgtgggggaaggtgttgcaacaatatatattctcaatgttacccagaaaactggatacaggtttaactcattcaaaacacttctgcttaatgttacactgtcagatataaaaaataaatatattgtgtctcttgctcttgctcttatatgtaattcagaaataaatatgaaatattaagtttatataaacatttttatagttaAAAACAGATGCCAccatttgtgtaaataaatataaaacgcTGGttagatctgttttttttttaagatcacatGCATAGGCTATAACTTTTaacgaaaaaaattaaataatcaataattCACAAAGTGAAAACACACTATGCATGTAACTTGGTTGAAGCAAAATTGAATGGAGGAATGCGTGAATCTCACGTCTCTAATTTTCAAATAGGCgatatctttataaataaaccgcacaTTTGGggtttaaacaactacattcttgcctgaaatactcTTAGAATTgcatttcatgacacgataacagtaatattttgaaagttATGCGGGTCTTACTTTTTTCCGGTTGCCAAAAAACACTGGCAAACCGCCATCAATGCCAATAAGTGCAGATCCCAAAGTTATTCATAGAATACATTAAATTGCACACCCCCAAAATAAACAGCTAGCTACATAGAAAAATTAGCTAATTTAACTAGTTTTTCTAGGTTGTAATGCTTTAGTAGGCTATAGTTAACCTGAAGAAAACGGTTTAGACCCTTAAACTTTGCCAAACTGGATATACACTTATATTAATTCACGTTAAAACGCATTTTAGACTTTagacttttttttcctctctgatAATGGCTTccgacattttttatttattatttattttactttgtgtgactaaataagaaaaaaaataactgtattgatttaaatattacaattacaaatattaCCTACCTGGTGCCCATGGTTTTCCAGAATAATCTGCAGATGGAAAGTTGTGATACTATTTCCAAACTGAGGTGAGAAACCTAGAGTCGAATATTGTGTTTTTGCTTCTCCGAACATTAGTTTTAAGTTTCGCTTTCTCTTCTCAATTATCATTGATTCACCCGTCGTCACAGAGGTTCAAGATTTCATAACAATTGTCCGTTAACAACCGGTTAAACGCACAGAACACAGAAATGCTACTCTCATGGAGAGCACTATCACATCCCTTacgaaaaagtagtatacttaaagtttattttactaagtatacttaagtaaagttaaagtatattttaaggatactttatgtagcaagtatacaaataaatgtactgtttcaatactccttgggactaaattgtctttttattctagcttcatgcattatttttataaacacattaatgtgtttcatacaaaataaataacattttgaacaaaaagctgaaataggatttggattcagaatgataatcaaaatgtagatggtgtcgatcaacaccccaaggCTCTTCATCggtcaaccttttttttttacataacattacagtttttatgctgttaaaatttggttttaaaaatgctataaacatttttcaaaggaaagattgctatcaaatagctgCCTGGATtactaactgatgacgaagaattacagagcagccatcaaatcttaaagggggggtgaaatgctatttcatgcataatgagttttttacactgttaaagagttggattcccatgctaaacatggacaaagtttcaaaaattaagttgtaagtttgaaggagtattttggtttgtcacaagtttcggaaagtttttttcgagtatggctctgtgtgacgttagatggagcggaatttccttataagggtcctagggcacttctgccggaagagcgcgcgctcctgtatagcaaggctgagcagcacagacatttcactgatcagagcgagagcgtcgcgaaatgacacaaaaggagtgtgtttttggttgccagggcaagacaaccctgcacagattaccaaaaaaaaacagcattaagggaccagtggatggagtttatttttacagagcatcaatggagttgtgcaagtgtttttgtttgttccctgcatttcgaagatgcttgttttacaaacaagggccAGTTTGACGACgaatttgcgtatcgtttatttcttaaggatgatgcaatcccaacaaaaaagggtcacaatcgtgtgttggaaccgcaggcggtgagtaaaactgcttcaaatatctctgcctccttgttagtgtgtccgcctcccatgccggagacccgggttcgagccccgctcggagcgagtcgttgctgctgctgctctccttcagtttcagcctcgggatctgattctggatcataaataaacggctgaatctgactgttagccatggtttgttttggatgatggtttttccctcacggtaatgtcacagcttccaaacactctcaaagcaaaagcctactggcgctcgtgattctttagctccgcccacacgtcaagcttccagccggtcgtgtttttccgggaaaaatcggtacagactatctttctcttatgaatataataaaactaaagactttttggagttatgaaggatgcagtactactctataggtactcaagattaacaggatattgagtgaaaacgagcatttcacccccccccccctttaaagagtgTTCTAGGCCATTACATGCAGAGGTTTTTGGTCTgataattaaaggggtcatacgatgttgcctaaaataaaaaaaatttttgtgcatttagcgtaatgaaatttgtttatgcagtttaagaaaaaaaaaacattattttccacatattgtGCATTGTTGGTCCTCTGTGCCTTACCTTTctaaaaagcatacatttttacaaagttcTTCGTTCAGAAAAgtgaggtgtatgctgattggccagctatccagtgtgtgattggccgaatacctcaagtgtgtgaagGAAATTTTATGCCCCTTAATATACCGTGATGCTGTGTCCCAGGGTGCCgagacaaaaacattcaaacccattataaatgagccatttgttgcatccagtgggaacataattactgattataatgtcgTATACTGTCTACAACTGTTGTGTTGCATCGTGCCAtgttcagatggcacttagaggattttgcatctgaactcttcatatatatatatatatatatatatacagtacagaccaaaagtttggacacaccttctcattcaaagagttttctttatgttcatgactgtgaaaattgtagatgcacactgaaggcatcaaaactatgaattaacacatgtggaattatatatggaattatatacataacaaaaaagtgtgaatcacctgaaaatatgtcatattgtaggttcttcaaagtagccaccttctgctttgattactgctttgcacactcttgctttctcttgatgagcttcaagaggtagtcacctgaaatgctcttctaacagtcttgaaggaggtcccagagagatgcttagcacttgttggcccttttgccttctgtctgcggtccagctcacccctaaaccatctcgattgggttcaggtctggtgactgtggaggccagaacatctggcgcagcaccccaacactctccttcttggtcaaatagcccttgatgccttcagtgggaCATGagaatagtcatgaaaataaagaaaactctttgaatgagaaggtgtgtccaaacttttggtctgtactgtatatatatatatatatatattatatatatataaatatgaggcAGTTATGACCTCATATTTAGCATGTATCATTATTTGACAGCGCCCTCGTGTGGACTGTATTgtacagttaaagggttagttcacccaaaaatgaaaattatgtcattaataactcacccttatgctgtcccaaacatgtaagacctccttttatctttggaacacagtttaagatattttagatttagtctgagagctctcagtccctccattgaagctgtgtgtacggtatactgtccatgtacagaaaggtaagaaaaaaataatcaaagtagtccatgtgacatcatagggccagttagaattttttgaagcattgaaaatacattttggtccaaaaatagcaaaaacaacgactttattcagcattgtcttctcttccgtgtctgtgtgagagagagttcaaatcaaagcagtctggatatctggttcgcgaacgaatcattcagttcaccaaatcgaactgaatcgttttaaatggttcgcatctctaatacgcattaatccacaaatgacttaagctgttaacttttttaatgtggctgacactccctctaaattcaaacaaaccaatatcccgtagtaattcatttactcaaacagtacattgactgaagcaggacagggaagcggcgcaggaCAGGCGCAGGACACGATTGTATTTCGATAGTTATTTACTGATGTTGACTAATATCAAAATGGCCATATTCCATGATCTGTGCTACTACTGGCAccaaatattttactaaatatcttaataatttttcataatcGGTAGGCCAGTTTAGCCATTCCGTATGAATTCATAGGTTATTGCTACTATGACATCCTTCAATTAAAAATACAGAGCAATATGTATTTCATATATTACAGTTATAATTCAGATGTATCTCTGATTTGAGTTATTTGATTTTTCTATAATTTGTTTTCTgtaaacttaaagggttagttcgcccccaaaaattaaaattatgtcattaataactcacccttatgctgttccaaacatataagacctccttttatcttttaATTCATAGGTTATTGCTACTATGACATCCTTCAATTAAAAATACAGAGCAATATGTATTTCATATATTACAGTTATAATTCAGATTCATCTCTGATTTGAGTTATTTGATTTCTATCAGTTGTTTTCCGTAAATTTAACTGTACAATACAGTCCACACGAGGGCGCTGTCAAATAACGATACAGCATCACGGTCCACGACTGAGTTCAGTATTTCCTCATAGGATACATATtcaaatgacacatttttcattgttttcgtTAAATAATcagtgttatatttttttttttcttaaaccatCCAGAacttgcaaaaaatatatatatatatatatatatatatatatatatatatattatctgagAATTTATAAATCAGAAGCAGCAAAAAAGAGTCATAACGGAGAATCATGGAAAACTTTGTCTTTTAACACGTGAATTACACTTAAACAGAATGAATTCTGCATGTGAATGATTGGCTAAATGtcctgagagtgtgtgtggaggCCTCCCACTGTGTGTTTCTAGTCCTCAGAGCTGGTGTAGTGGTGACACACTGTTAGACTAATTGGATTGGATTGAGAAGTCTTCCTGGGAAAGAAGTAGTTGGGAAGGTCAAGTATCCCAATATCACTGAAGCAAGCAGAATCTGATTGGTCACAGCCTGTGTGCATGTTAGCACCACCTCAAAACCCCCACCCtcctaaaaaaaacacaatcttaTTAATGAAACAGAAACAAACTAAGGATGTCAGCAGCAGTGCTTGTTttgttatattagatttttctACAAATATAAATAGGTATTGAACATGAATCTGAATTATTCTTTCTTTCACATTGTGGCAGATGATAAATAATGGCAAGAGCGTGAAGGCTTTATTAAACATCCATCCTCATGTTTCTGCATATTGTAGAGCATTGGGGGTCAGCTTAATCAGTTTAGTCAACTTAATAAAAACCAAGGAGCAATAAAACTGTAAACTGCAAAGCCTTATTTAACTTGAGAAGCCACTGTCTCATAAACAAGCAGCACCATTTATGCCATGAAACACTTTTACAATCATGTTGCACACCCAAAAAGATATTCTCTCTTGGGGCATCAATGACATTAAAGTAAAAGACTGAAGAGATCCTTGCCTGAGGTGAGCTTTACGATATACACATGAAGAGGCATGTAATACCTGGTATTTATCAGTGTctgtgtgagggagtgtgtgtgtgtgtgtgtgtgtg is from Carassius auratus strain Wakin chromosome 28, ASM336829v1, whole genome shotgun sequence and encodes:
- the LOC113047366 gene encoding apolipoprotein L2-like; this encodes MDQHTRLTFIFQKHAQLFIDVFNQCCSRMKQFLSDLEESAVQLDRMKMGATISSVVGRSFEITGGVFSIVGLALAPVTAGVSLALTVTGLSLGMTSSVNSVVTGITETTVNIQQVRNAQNIFQRFMNDVGKILDCLEQASSEQRLEGLAFVDMMIGAGKLIVSVGGVRRKIYNLVDADSAVQVLKREVIPTAAMVGLQESQSARSIPKLAADLPDIKQLAKGTPLALSKSARAGFIALNAFFIGFDVLFICKDSKSLAKGSKSEASQLIRSRAALWKSELEAWQKIYDSLCIGKLKFRKSQEVLDQLFLPYFLEQGYSVSFI